The sequence below is a genomic window from Leptotrichia sp. oral taxon 215 str. W9775.
AGAAACTAAAAAAGATATTCCACAAGCAATATGGGATAATGTTCAGATAGGTGGAAAAACATACTTCTATCCATTTGGAAATAACCCTGGAACATTAATGTACAATGCTGACATGTTCAGAAAAGCAGGACTTGATAAATACATTAAAGGAGAACATGAAATAGCTACATGGACTTTGGAAGAATATGAAGAAATATTAAAAACATTAAGGGAAAAATTACCTCAAGATGTTGCTCCTATGGGACTGTATGCTAAAAATAACCAAGCTGATACATGGAACGTAGCATATTTAAGAATGTATGGTTCGCCTTATTTCGGTGAAGATGGAAAACTTGTTGTAAATGATGAAGCGGGAGTAAAAGCTCTTACAAAACTTGATGACTGGAGAAAAGCAGGGTATACAAACAGTGGTCCTGAAAGCCTTTCTTCAAATGATGTTCTTGGATTATTCCAAAATCAGAAGGTTGCAATCAGTTTTGCAAATAATAACCTTATGATGAATATAAAAGCAGACATGGAAGCAGGAAAAGTTGGAAAATTTGATGTAAGACTTGCAAATATTCCTGGAGAAAAAGGACCTTTATCAGTTACTTATATAGTTGGTGGAATGGTATTTAATACAGGAAATAAAGCTAAAATGGAAGCAGCAAAGAAATTTGTTAAATTCTTCAGCTCTAATAAAGAACTTGTAAAAGCTTCTAAAAATGTTATTCCGGTAAGAGATTCAGTTGCTAAGGAAGTTGCTGGAGAATTACCATTCTTAAAAGCTTACCAGGAAAATGCAAAATATATATTCAATTTCTCAAACAATACACCAGGATATGCTGAATTGAGAAACTTGTTATTCCCTGAATTACAGGCAGTGTTTACAGGAGCAAAAAATCCTAAACAAGCTTTAGATTCTTATGTGGAACAAGGAAACAGAGTAATAGAAAAAGAACAGAAAAATTCTCTTGCATTAAAGAAATAGAATAGAAAATTAAAAGTAAAGCTTAGAAAAGAAAGGAGAATATTGGAGCTGCTGACTTTTAAGGTAGCTCCAATATGACATTTAAAATGAAAAATAATATTTTTGCAGTATTACAGAAAATTGGTAGGGCATTTATGTTACCAATAGCAGTATTACCAATGGCGGGAATACTTTTAGGAGTTGGGGGTTCTTTTACTAATCCAGTTTTAATAAAAACTTATAATCTTACTTTTTTAGAACCAGGAACACCTTTAAACTATCTGATGCAGCTGTTTTCAAATACAGGATTGTTCGTTTTTGCAAATTTACCTTTACTGTTTGCGGTAGGAGTTGCAATAGGACTTGCAAATAAAAATAAAGAAACAGCGGCATTATCAGCAGTTTTAGGATTTTTACTTTTTCATACTATAATAGGAACAATTTTAGGATTTAAAGGAATAACACCTGATTCTGTAACTTATGATGCACTTGTTGCTAAAGGACTTGGAGAAGCTGCGGCAAGAGGAACTGCGGCACTTTATGCAAAAGAACTTGGAATATTTACATTGCAGACAGGAGTTTTTGGAGGAATTATATGTGGTATAGTTGCATCAGCAATTACAAATAAATTTTCTGATAAAGTTCTTCCTGATTATTTGGCATTCTTTAGTGGGAACAGATTTGTACCTGTAATGACAATTATTCTGTTTATTCCATTGGCAGCAATATTTCCATTCATCTGGCCAACAATTTTTATGGGAATTGTAAAGGCTGGAGAAATATTTGCGGCAACAGGAGCAGTAGGAACTTTCTTCTATGGATTTACAATGAGATTGTTAAATGTATTCGGATTACATCACGCAATATATCCACTGTTCTGGTATACTCAACTTGGAGGATATCAGGAAGTAGCAGGAAAAATGGTAGCCGGTGGACAGAATATATTCTTTGCACAGCTTGCAGATCCATCTATAAAACATTTCAGTGCGGCAGCAACAAAAACAATGACAGGGGGATTCCTTCCTATGATGTTTGGACTTCCAGCGGCAGCACTTGCAATGTACAGAACTGCTGATGACAAGAACAAGGCGGCGGTAAAAGGAATACTTATATCTGCAGCATTAACTTCATTCCTGACAGGAATAACTGAACCAATTGAATTTACATTCCTTTTTGTAGCACCGGTATTATATGTAATTCACGCAATACTTGAAGGACTGGCATATATGCTTATGTATGTGTTGAATGTAGCAGTGGGAATTACCTTCTCGAGAGGTATAATTGACTTTACATTTTTTGGTCTTTTACAGGGACCGGCAAAAACTTCATATTACTGGATACTTATATTAGGGCCTGTATATGCGGTAATTTATTACTTTGTATTTAAAACATTAATATTAAAATTCAATATTCCTACTCCAGGTAGAGGAGATTCTGAAAATAAACTTTACACAAGAAAAGATTACAATGAATCTAAGAATAAGGGAGAAGAAGGACAAGGGCAGGAACTTATTGATGATATCGTAACTGCACTAGGTGGAGTTGACAATATAGATAATATTGATGCATGTATTACAAGA
It includes:
- a CDS encoding ABC transporter substrate-binding protein, with product MLKKFSSLLLVIMSLLLVVSCGGKKDAGGETADGPVTIDIWLTPQWKGVYDAKEEGADYDSFLKKAAEEFKKENPNITVNVQVIPGDQRSDKLSVAIQTKTLPDAFFESIFAMTQYAHMGVLAPVDDIIDEETKKDIPQAIWDNVQIGGKTYFYPFGNNPGTLMYNADMFRKAGLDKYIKGEHEIATWTLEEYEEILKTLREKLPQDVAPMGLYAKNNQADTWNVAYLRMYGSPYFGEDGKLVVNDEAGVKALTKLDDWRKAGYTNSGPESLSSNDVLGLFQNQKVAISFANNNLMMNIKADMEAGKVGKFDVRLANIPGEKGPLSVTYIVGGMVFNTGNKAKMEAAKKFVKFFSSNKELVKASKNVIPVRDSVAKEVAGELPFLKAYQENAKYIFNFSNNTPGYAELRNLLFPELQAVFTGAKNPKQALDSYVEQGNRVIEKEQKNSLALKK
- a CDS encoding PTS transporter subunit EIIC; the encoded protein is MTFKMKNNIFAVLQKIGRAFMLPIAVLPMAGILLGVGGSFTNPVLIKTYNLTFLEPGTPLNYLMQLFSNTGLFVFANLPLLFAVGVAIGLANKNKETAALSAVLGFLLFHTIIGTILGFKGITPDSVTYDALVAKGLGEAAARGTAALYAKELGIFTLQTGVFGGIICGIVASAITNKFSDKVLPDYLAFFSGNRFVPVMTIILFIPLAAIFPFIWPTIFMGIVKAGEIFAATGAVGTFFYGFTMRLLNVFGLHHAIYPLFWYTQLGGYQEVAGKMVAGGQNIFFAQLADPSIKHFSAAATKTMTGGFLPMMFGLPAAALAMYRTADDKNKAAVKGILISAALTSFLTGITEPIEFTFLFVAPVLYVIHAILEGLAYMLMYVLNVAVGITFSRGIIDFTFFGLLQGPAKTSYYWILILGPVYAVIYYFVFKTLILKFNIPTPGRGDSENKLYTRKDYNESKNKGEEGQGQELIDDIVTALGGVDNIDNIDACITRLRVTVKDASKVSDDARWKELQAKGVLRSGNGVQVVYGTQAEIYKNKIREKYRV